A portion of the Bombina bombina isolate aBomBom1 chromosome 9, aBomBom1.pri, whole genome shotgun sequence genome contains these proteins:
- the LOC128639570 gene encoding tigger transposable element-derived protein 1-like: MPQNKTTLSENVPKKKRRSITLEKKMEVIRRMEDGETHANVCRDLKLPPSTVTTIIKNANRIKESIQHATPVSVAHVRYSRSKLLEKMEQLLSLWVDDLNKKNIPMSQAVITDKAKSIFEDLKKKEGGDDDTFLGSKGWFMRFKSRSKCRSMKLTGEATSADVEAAALFPAEFQAIVQEGNYPPDLIFNVDETGLYWKKLPSRTFIAHDEQSAPGFKSAKDRLTLLLGANVSCTLKLKPMLVYHSQTPRALKGLNKEMLPVYWKWNKKAWVTQEVFLD; the protein is encoded by the coding sequence ATGCCTCAAAATAAAACCACTTTGAGTGAAAATGTCCCTAAAAAGAAGCGCAGATCTATCACATTGGAGAAGAAAATGGAGGTCATTCGCAGAATGGAAGATGGGGAAACACATGCTAATGTATGTAGAGATCTGAAACTACCTCCATCAACTGTGACTACcataataaaaaatgcaaatagaaTAAAAGAGTCAATACAACATGCTACGCCAGTAAGCGTAGCACATGTAAGATACTCCAGAAGTAAGCTTTTAGAAAAAATGGAGCAGTTATTGTCACTGTGGGTTGAtgacttaaataaaaaaaacattccaatgtcTCAAGCTGTTATTACTGACAAGGCAAAGTCAATCTTTGAAGATCTTAAGAAAAAAGAAGGTGGTGATGATGATACATTTTTAGGTAGTAAGGGATGGTTCATGAGATTTAAAAGTCGAAGCAAGTGCCGCAGCATGAAACTAACTGGGGAGGCAACAAGTGCAGATGTTGAGGCTGCTGCATTATTTCCTGCAGAGTTTCAAGCCATTGTACAGGAAGGTAATTATCCTCCTGATCTAATTTTTAATGTTGACGAAACAGGGCTTTATTGGAAGAAATTGCCATCAAGAACCTTCATTGCCCATGATGAGCAGTCTGCACCAGGTTTCAAGTCAGCAAAAGATAGGCTAACACTTCTACTAGGAGCAAATGTCTCTTGCACATTAAAATTAAAACCAATGTTGGTGTACCATTCCCAGACACCCCGTGCTCTCAAGGGCCTAAACAAAGAAATGTTGCCAGTCTACTGGAAGTGGAACAAGAAGGCTTGGGTTACACAAGAAGTCTTTTTGGATTAG